The DNA window GCCGAGATCAAATCGCGCTACGAGACCCCGCTGAGGGAGGTGTTCCCATGAATCCTGCAGATCTGCTGGACGGCGCGATCCTGCTGTCGATGGGCGTGGTCGGCCTGGCCATGCTGCTGAGCCTGTGGCGGCTGGTGTTCGGCCCCACCGTGCCGGACCGCATCCTGGCCGCCGACACGCTGTCGGTGACGGCCA is part of the Pseudoxanthomonas sp. JBR18 genome and encodes:
- a CDS encoding K+/H+ antiporter subunit F, with product MNPADLLDGAILLSMGVVGLAMLLSLWRLVFGPTVPDRILAADTLSVTAIAELMLLGMRLDSTVYFEAALVIAMLGFGSTVVLSKFVLRRDIVE